The following coding sequences lie in one Flagellimonas eckloniae genomic window:
- a CDS encoding DeoR/GlpR family DNA-binding transcription regulator — translation MLKEERHQVILNEVRIHNKVLLADIAEILKVSPDTVRRDIKELHDDNKLKRVHGGAISLGFNHYSYVNREIYSLEKKSQIAEKAVTLLKDGQVVLLSGGTTNLEISRLIPPHLKITCFTPSLPIAVQLLPKPNIDIIFIGGKINKDSQITIGGSPIGVLSELKADICFLGVNSIHPTDGVTEFDWEIVQVKKAMIKASKKVVVPSISEKINSGQRYKICDIDAVDHLITELDVNDSVLKPYAKKIDLI, via the coding sequence ATGCTCAAGGAAGAACGCCACCAAGTAATATTGAATGAAGTACGCATACACAACAAGGTTTTGTTGGCAGATATAGCCGAAATTTTAAAGGTTTCACCTGATACAGTACGAAGGGATATCAAAGAATTACACGATGATAATAAACTAAAACGCGTTCATGGTGGTGCAATCTCATTGGGTTTTAACCATTATAGCTATGTCAATCGTGAAATTTATTCACTGGAGAAAAAATCCCAGATAGCTGAGAAGGCAGTTACTTTGCTTAAGGATGGGCAGGTTGTTTTGTTAAGTGGAGGTACCACCAATCTTGAGATTTCCCGTCTTATTCCTCCGCATCTTAAAATAACATGTTTTACACCAAGTTTACCCATTGCAGTTCAATTATTGCCAAAACCGAATATTGACATAATTTTTATTGGAGGAAAAATTAATAAGGATTCACAAATTACTATTGGCGGCAGTCCTATAGGGGTATTATCCGAACTAAAGGCCGATATCTGTTTTTTGGGAGTTAACAGCATACACCCAACTGACGGTGTTACCGAGTTTGATTGGGAGATAGTTCAAGTTAAAAAGGCAATGATCAAAGCATCCAAAAAAGTGGTGGTTCCGTCTATTTCTGAAAAAATCAATTCTGGACAACGTTATAAAATATGCGATATTGATGCAGTAGATCATCTAATCACAGAATTAGATGTGAACGATTCTGTATTAAAGCCTTATGCCAAGAAAATAGATTTAATATAA
- a CDS encoding DeoR/GlpR family DNA-binding transcription regulator — protein MLKEERQKAILNEVALHNRVLLADLAEMLDVSIDTARRDVKELDAENKLRKVHGGAIALGFTHSTARNTNVYALEEKKNIARKAAILLKEGGVIFIDGGTTCVELTRQIPDNIKLTCFTLSLPVAMELLAKPNVKVIFIGGEISPDSQISTGPSTIHQLSEIRVDYSFIGTGYVDSLFGLTEFDWDIVQVKKAVINASKKTVLLSISEKLNSQHRYKTCNINAINTMITELDPNDNLLNLFRNQEIHLL, from the coding sequence ATGCTTAAAGAAGAACGACAAAAAGCCATATTAAATGAGGTTGCCCTGCACAATAGGGTATTACTTGCGGATTTAGCAGAGATGTTGGATGTTTCCATTGATACAGCTCGCAGAGATGTGAAGGAACTAGACGCTGAGAATAAGCTCCGTAAAGTACATGGGGGGGCAATTGCTTTGGGTTTTACACATTCAACAGCCAGAAATACCAATGTTTATGCTCTTGAAGAAAAGAAAAACATCGCTAGAAAGGCAGCAATACTATTGAAGGAAGGTGGGGTAATATTTATCGATGGTGGTACAACCTGTGTTGAGTTGACCAGGCAAATACCTGACAATATTAAGCTTACTTGTTTTACGCTTAGTCTTCCCGTAGCCATGGAATTACTGGCAAAGCCCAACGTAAAGGTAATTTTTATAGGAGGGGAAATTTCTCCGGATTCACAAATATCCACAGGACCAAGTACAATTCACCAATTGTCTGAAATAAGAGTGGACTATAGTTTTATAGGGACAGGATATGTAGATTCGTTGTTTGGTTTAACAGAATTTGACTGGGATATTGTACAAGTTAAAAAAGCAGTTATCAATGCTTCCAAAAAAACTGTACTTTTGTCGATATCCGAAAAATTGAATTCCCAGCATCGCTATAAAACCTGTAATATTAATGCAATCAATACGATGATTACGGAATTGGATCCCAATGATAACCTTTTAAACCTCTTTAGAAATCAAGAGATTCATCTTTTGTAA
- the nagB gene encoding glucosamine-6-phosphate deaminase produces the protein MAKTVLSPNSITFPQDEESRKFEKINTSVHNNSNNASFFVANEIADLIRQRQKEGKKLVLGLATGSTPTKAYDFLVKFHKEEGLSFKNVITFNLDEYFPMEADSIHSYVRFMNEHLFDHIDIKKENINIPNGRLDREDVREFCDDYEKKIQDAGGIDIQVLGIGRTGHIGFNEPGSSLTSKTRLVRLDRVTRLDAASDFFGLENVPTRAITMGVGTIMAAKKIILMAWGEGKSIIVKEAVEGPIRESVPATFLQNHPNCSFVIDEAAASELTRINTPWLVSECQWNEKLIKRATLWLSEKLSKAILKLTNEDYNEYGMGSLIAEVGSAEHINLIVFNQLQRTITGWPGGKPNADDSQRPERKDPYPKTSLIFSPHPDDDVISMGGTLLRLVDQGHKVHVAYQTSGNIAVFDDEVIRFLDFATEIQEGNKELEQKFSEVREFLKTKSPGQIDSPEIQKIKGLIRKGEALSACRYCGVKEESAHFQNLPFYETGAVKKKPHTAEDVQKTYDLLNEIKPHQIFAAGDLSDPHGTHRVCLQVIYEAIDRLVADKVDWIDDCYFWLYRGAWQEWDIADMEMAVPIGPKDMERKKNAIFKHQSQKDAAMFPGNDDREFWQRAEQRNTETARRYNQLGMAEYEAMEGFVRYKFN, from the coding sequence ATGGCTAAGACAGTATTATCACCAAACAGTATCACCTTTCCACAGGACGAAGAATCCAGAAAATTTGAAAAAATCAACACTTCGGTACATAACAATTCAAACAACGCCTCTTTTTTTGTAGCAAATGAAATCGCAGATCTTATAAGGCAGCGACAAAAAGAAGGAAAAAAGCTCGTTCTTGGATTAGCTACTGGTTCCACCCCAACCAAAGCCTATGATTTTTTAGTAAAATTCCATAAAGAAGAAGGGCTAAGTTTCAAAAATGTAATCACTTTTAATTTGGATGAATATTTCCCCATGGAAGCAGATTCCATTCATAGCTACGTTCGCTTCATGAACGAACATCTATTTGACCATATCGATATCAAGAAAGAAAATATCAATATTCCAAATGGAAGATTGGATAGGGAAGATGTTCGTGAGTTTTGTGATGATTACGAAAAGAAAATCCAAGATGCCGGTGGAATTGATATCCAGGTACTTGGTATTGGTAGAACCGGACATATTGGTTTTAATGAACCTGGTTCTTCCTTGACAAGCAAAACCCGATTGGTAAGACTTGACCGCGTAACCCGACTTGATGCCGCAAGTGATTTTTTTGGACTTGAAAATGTACCCACCAGAGCGATAACAATGGGGGTGGGAACCATCATGGCAGCAAAAAAAATTATTCTAATGGCTTGGGGGGAAGGAAAGTCTATAATAGTCAAAGAAGCTGTTGAAGGGCCAATTAGAGAATCTGTCCCTGCAACTTTCCTTCAAAACCATCCAAATTGTAGTTTCGTAATAGATGAAGCAGCAGCATCTGAACTTACACGTATAAACACACCTTGGCTTGTGAGCGAATGCCAATGGAATGAAAAATTGATTAAACGAGCAACTCTTTGGCTTTCTGAAAAATTAAGTAAGGCTATTTTAAAACTTACCAACGAAGATTACAACGAATATGGAATGGGAAGCCTAATAGCCGAAGTGGGTTCTGCAGAACACATCAACCTTATTGTATTCAACCAATTACAACGAACCATCACTGGTTGGCCTGGAGGTAAGCCCAATGCAGATGATAGCCAAAGACCTGAGCGTAAAGATCCATATCCAAAAACCTCATTGATTTTCAGTCCGCATCCAGATGATGATGTAATATCGATGGGAGGAACACTACTTCGTTTGGTAGATCAGGGCCACAAAGTACATGTGGCCTATCAGACTTCAGGAAACATTGCCGTTTTTGATGATGAAGTAATTCGATTTCTTGATTTCGCAACAGAAATCCAAGAAGGAAATAAAGAGCTCGAGCAAAAATTCTCTGAAGTCCGAGAATTTTTGAAAACAAAATCACCTGGACAAATTGATAGCCCTGAAATACAAAAAATAAAAGGGTTAATTAGAAAAGGAGAAGCTCTGTCTGCCTGTAGATATTGTGGTGTGAAAGAGGAAAGCGCCCATTTTCAGAATTTACCTTTTTACGAAACAGGCGCTGTGAAGAAAAAACCTCACACTGCAGAAGATGTTCAAAAAACTTATGATCTTTTAAACGAGATCAAACCCCATCAAATATTTGCAGCAGGAGATCTTTCCGATCCACATGGTACCCACCGAGTGTGCCTTCAGGTCATCTATGAGGCCATTGACAGGTTGGTTGCCGATAAGGTTGACTGGATAGATGATTGTTATTTTTGGCTCTACCGAGGTGCTTGGCAAGAATGGGATATCGCTGATATGGAAATGGCGGTTCCTATTGGACCTAAAGACATGGAGCGAAAGAAAAATGCCATTTTTAAACATCAATCCCAAAAAGATGCCGCAATGTTTCCTGGAAATGATGATCGTGAATTTTGGCAACGTGCCGAACAACGAAACACCGAAACAGCAAGAAGGTATAACCAATTGGGAATGGCAGAATATGAGGCCATGGAAGGTTTTGTGAGATATAAATTTAATTAG
- a CDS encoding PQQ-dependent sugar dehydrogenase, translating into MKKSAFVLYFFVVMLTSSCAQKSDSGINIPEKIDFTAKLIVDGIQNPWGMAFLPNGGILITEKAGEVLLYKNGRTTKILNVPEVYVRGQGGLLDIELHPNYSENGWVYLSYSSSSGSGKGGNTTIIRAKLDNNSLVEKQVLYKATPNTTKGQHFGSRLEFDNQGYLYFSFGDRGNRDVNPQNIAKDGGKIYRIHDDGTIPKDNPFVNDTKAKTAIYSYGHRNPQGLVMHPETGQLWEHEHGPRGGDEINIIEKGKNYGWPVITYGINYSGTKITSETSKSGMEQPVHQWTPSIAPSGMAFVTSDKYPNWKGNLLVGSLAFQYLERMVLENNKVVYREKLLNGMGRVRNVRQAPDGYIYVGIEGKGIVRLEPN; encoded by the coding sequence ATGAAAAAAAGTGCGTTTGTTCTCTATTTTTTCGTTGTAATGCTCACCTCATCTTGTGCTCAAAAATCGGATAGTGGCATTAATATTCCCGAAAAAATTGACTTTACGGCCAAACTTATTGTTGATGGAATCCAAAATCCCTGGGGTATGGCTTTTCTTCCAAATGGAGGTATACTAATCACTGAAAAGGCTGGTGAAGTGCTTCTTTATAAAAATGGTAGAACAACCAAAATATTGAATGTTCCTGAGGTTTATGTTAGAGGCCAAGGAGGACTTTTAGATATTGAACTTCACCCTAATTATAGTGAAAATGGATGGGTGTACCTATCCTACTCTTCTTCAAGTGGAAGTGGAAAAGGAGGAAATACCACTATAATACGGGCCAAGCTCGACAATAACTCACTTGTGGAGAAACAAGTGCTTTATAAAGCAACTCCAAATACAACCAAAGGGCAGCATTTTGGCTCTCGTTTGGAATTTGATAATCAGGGCTACCTCTATTTTTCATTTGGTGACAGAGGAAATAGGGATGTCAACCCTCAGAATATTGCAAAGGATGGAGGAAAAATCTATAGAATCCATGACGATGGCACCATACCCAAAGACAATCCATTTGTGAATGACACCAAGGCTAAAACGGCCATATACAGCTACGGTCACCGAAATCCACAGGGGTTGGTAATGCATCCAGAAACTGGACAACTTTGGGAACATGAGCATGGCCCACGAGGTGGTGATGAAATAAACATTATAGAAAAAGGAAAGAATTATGGATGGCCCGTAATTACTTACGGAATCAACTATAGCGGAACAAAGATTACATCGGAGACTTCAAAATCCGGTATGGAACAACCTGTTCATCAATGGACTCCCTCAATAGCTCCTTCTGGAATGGCATTTGTGACTTCAGATAAATACCCTAATTGGAAAGGAAATTTATTGGTGGGGTCTCTTGCTTTTCAATATTTGGAACGAATGGTTCTTGAGAATAACAAGGTAGTCTATCGGGAAAAACTATTGAATGGTATGGGAAGGGTTAGAAACGTTCGCCAGGCACCTGATGGTTATATATATGTGGGAATTGAAGGCAAGGGCATAGTACGACTTGAGCCGAACTAA
- the murQ gene encoding N-acetylmuramic acid 6-phosphate etherase, translating into MKVNYKKITETPSNYDDLEQMDTSTILESINREDQKIAEAVSRVIPQITVLVDMIAERFMSGGRLFYIGAGTSGRLGILDASEIPPTFGMPHSKVIGLIAGGDVAIRKAVEFAEDSTEQAWKDLKEFNVNEKDVVVGIAASGTTPYVLGGIREAKKNGLLTAGITNNPGSPLASESNISIEIEVGPEFVTGSTRMKSGTSQKLVLNMISTALMIRIGRVKGNKMVNMQLSNTKLVDRGTRYLIEELGLDYKDAEKALLKYGSVKKAVEALKTH; encoded by the coding sequence ATGAAAGTTAATTATAAGAAAATTACAGAAACCCCTTCAAATTATGATGATTTGGAGCAAATGGACACAAGTACCATTTTAGAAAGTATTAATAGAGAAGACCAAAAAATAGCTGAAGCTGTTTCTAGGGTAATTCCACAGATTACGGTTTTGGTAGATATGATTGCCGAACGTTTTATGAGTGGTGGACGCCTTTTTTATATTGGGGCTGGAACAAGCGGTCGATTAGGAATTTTGGATGCATCAGAGATTCCGCCTACGTTTGGTATGCCTCACAGCAAGGTAATCGGACTTATAGCTGGAGGTGATGTGGCCATAAGAAAAGCTGTTGAATTTGCTGAAGATAGCACAGAACAGGCATGGAAAGATCTTAAGGAATTCAATGTAAATGAAAAAGATGTTGTAGTAGGGATTGCTGCTTCAGGTACTACACCATATGTACTAGGGGGAATTCGGGAAGCTAAAAAAAATGGATTGTTAACTGCTGGTATTACCAATAACCCTGGTTCCCCATTGGCATCAGAATCTAATATTTCCATAGAAATTGAAGTAGGACCGGAATTTGTTACCGGAAGTACCCGAATGAAAAGTGGAACAAGCCAGAAACTTGTGTTGAACATGATTTCTACCGCCTTAATGATACGAATTGGTAGGGTAAAAGGAAATAAAATGGTCAATATGCAGCTTAGTAATACCAAGTTGGTCGATAGGGGGACGCGCTACTTGATTGAAGAACTTGGTCTTGACTACAAAGATGCTGAAAAGGCGCTGCTTAAATATGGTTCTGTTAAGAAAGCGGTAGAAGCCCTGAAGACACATTAA
- a CDS encoding SusC/RagA family TonB-linked outer membrane protein — protein MNEKISRQMLFLVCMVLSTSAFSQNSGSFSGTITDIRNGTPIPGVSVFIENTAYGTVTDFDGNYSFQVDLPESGYLLVASYLGYSTEKLNVSYSGGDMTNNFTLSEDLLSLDEVVVTGNPSGVNKRTLGNAISSVKSEDLVNNGAIAVDQAISGKISGALVQQNSGDPAGGISIRLRGPSTVLGNSDPLYIVDGIIISNSSNSNNLVDLGGNSQNRLVDLNPNDIERIEIIKGAAAAAIYGSRASNGVVQIFTKRGKSGDPKFTFTTNVRVNELRKEIDYNTVPLAWVDPFDRENLETVAVERYNYQDEFFQSGFGIENFLSVNGGNEKTSYYISGSFLDNEGVIKNTDFQRIGFKTNITQKAFDWLDISAGLNFTRSVSSDIPNGGINAAYGAITGFVFSDNSINPSPDDSGVYPVTSLLVPRTNPAEAVNRFDFGQKVNRIITSIGLNAKITEKLRASYLLGLDFYNQSATAFIPINNTSPNGNGFSRRADINSFQYNSDLNLTYQTPITDDIESTTTLGGSWQYEEFDRIGIEADGLAPVVQVASDGSILAQGETRSQISYWGSFLQQSFGYKDKLYLNGAIRLDGASTFGEDERNQLYAKASLSYVISEEDFWEDTFGDTFNTFKLRGSWGQAGNLTALSAFQRFTTLNPSSINGSPSLIPGTQQGDLDIAPERQEEIEFGFDAGFLNNRLGIEFTYYKQDVTDLLLPRELAPSTGFASRIENVGDLENKGIEILLKGAPIKTNDFSWDITATFSQNENTVTRVAGGGQFSLAGSFSTNFVIEGESLGVFYRQFYAREADGSISLDADGYPFRGTTADGESSKVLGDPNPDWFGSLINEFAYKNFKFRIQFDAVQGFDVFNWNRRLLDNVIFGGGYNVGQELLGNRPKGFGGAQAGIFEEFVEDGSFVKLRELAISYGFKPPFTGVDNVEISLVGRNLISWDDYSGWDPEINTAGQSNGVRGFDFAGVPIPRTYQLGINVSF, from the coding sequence ATGAATGAAAAAATCTCGCGCCAAATGCTGTTTTTGGTTTGTATGGTATTAAGTACCAGTGCATTTTCCCAAAATTCAGGTTCCTTCTCGGGAACAATCACAGACATTAGAAACGGAACACCTATTCCCGGTGTTTCCGTATTTATCGAAAACACTGCTTATGGAACCGTAACCGATTTTGACGGTAACTACAGCTTTCAAGTTGACCTACCAGAATCGGGCTATCTTCTTGTTGCCAGCTATCTTGGATATTCAACGGAAAAATTAAATGTGAGTTATTCCGGTGGTGACATGACCAACAATTTTACCTTGTCGGAAGATCTCTTAAGTCTTGATGAGGTTGTTGTTACCGGGAACCCCTCAGGTGTTAACAAACGAACTTTGGGTAACGCCATATCCTCTGTAAAGTCCGAAGATCTTGTAAATAATGGTGCCATTGCAGTAGACCAGGCCATTTCTGGTAAAATATCTGGTGCTCTCGTACAACAGAACTCAGGTGATCCAGCAGGTGGTATCAGCATCAGACTTAGAGGACCTAGCACAGTTCTCGGGAACTCGGATCCGCTTTATATAGTGGACGGGATTATAATCAGTAACTCAAGTAATAGTAACAACTTGGTTGACTTAGGTGGAAATTCCCAAAACAGATTAGTAGATCTAAACCCCAACGACATTGAACGTATAGAAATTATAAAAGGTGCGGCCGCAGCGGCAATCTATGGTTCTAGGGCAAGTAATGGTGTAGTTCAAATTTTCACAAAAAGAGGTAAGTCAGGAGATCCTAAATTCACCTTTACCACCAATGTTAGGGTAAATGAATTGCGAAAAGAAATAGACTACAATACAGTTCCTTTGGCTTGGGTAGATCCTTTTGATCGCGAAAACCTGGAGACCGTTGCGGTAGAAAGGTACAACTATCAGGATGAATTTTTTCAATCTGGATTTGGAATTGAAAATTTCTTATCAGTAAATGGCGGAAATGAAAAAACATCCTACTATATTTCTGGATCTTTTCTGGATAATGAAGGTGTAATTAAAAATACTGATTTCCAACGTATAGGATTCAAAACAAATATTACCCAAAAGGCTTTTGATTGGCTAGACATCAGTGCAGGTTTAAATTTTACACGAAGCGTTAGCAGTGACATTCCAAATGGAGGGATAAATGCTGCCTATGGAGCAATAACTGGTTTTGTTTTCAGCGATAATTCCATCAATCCTTCTCCCGATGATTCTGGAGTTTATCCAGTCACTTCACTTCTTGTTCCCAGGACAAATCCTGCTGAAGCAGTGAATCGTTTTGACTTTGGACAAAAAGTAAATCGGATAATTACAAGTATCGGATTAAATGCAAAGATTACTGAAAAGTTACGGGCAAGCTATTTGTTGGGATTGGATTTTTATAATCAATCTGCAACGGCCTTTATTCCTATTAACAATACCTCTCCCAACGGTAACGGTTTTTCCAGAAGAGCGGACATTAATAGTTTTCAGTACAATAGTGATTTAAATCTTACATATCAAACACCAATAACTGATGATATTGAATCGACCACCACATTAGGAGGTTCATGGCAATACGAAGAGTTTGATAGAATTGGCATTGAAGCGGATGGGTTAGCTCCTGTGGTTCAAGTTGCTTCCGATGGAAGTATTCTGGCACAAGGGGAAACACGCTCACAAATATCATACTGGGGCTCTTTTTTACAGCAATCGTTTGGCTATAAAGACAAACTATATCTAAATGGAGCCATTAGATTAGATGGCGCATCGACTTTTGGTGAAGATGAAAGAAACCAATTGTATGCCAAGGCAAGTTTATCCTATGTAATATCTGAAGAGGATTTTTGGGAAGACACTTTTGGAGATACTTTTAACACGTTCAAGTTAAGAGGCTCTTGGGGGCAAGCAGGTAACCTTACCGCACTTTCCGCTTTCCAAAGATTTACAACTTTGAATCCTTCTTCAATAAATGGTTCTCCAAGTTTAATTCCCGGAACACAGCAAGGGGATTTAGATATTGCACCAGAACGACAGGAAGAAATCGAGTTTGGTTTTGATGCAGGGTTTCTAAACAACAGGTTGGGAATTGAGTTTACATATTATAAACAAGATGTAACCGATCTTTTGTTGCCCAGAGAGTTGGCACCTTCAACTGGGTTTGCGTCCAGAATTGAAAATGTTGGGGATTTGGAAAATAAAGGGATTGAAATTTTGTTAAAAGGTGCTCCTATTAAAACTAACGACTTCTCATGGGACATCACTGCAACTTTTTCACAAAATGAGAATACGGTTACCCGAGTTGCAGGGGGAGGACAATTTTCACTTGCAGGAAGTTTTTCAACCAACTTTGTTATAGAGGGAGAATCTTTAGGTGTCTTTTATAGACAGTTTTACGCTCGTGAAGCAGATGGAAGTATCTCTTTGGATGCTGATGGTTATCCGTTTAGGGGAACTACGGCCGATGGTGAAAGCTCCAAGGTACTTGGAGATCCCAATCCAGACTGGTTTGGATCATTAATCAACGAATTTGCATACAAAAATTTCAAATTCAGAATTCAATTCGATGCAGTCCAAGGTTTCGATGTTTTTAACTGGAATAGAAGGCTTTTGGATAATGTCATTTTTGGAGGTGGCTATAATGTCGGTCAAGAGCTTTTGGGCAATCGACCAAAAGGATTTGGAGGGGCTCAGGCCGGTATCTTCGAAGAATTTGTTGAAGACGGTTCTTTTGTAAAACTGCGTGAATTAGCAATCAGCTATGGATTTAAACCTCCTTTTACCGGAGTGGATAATGTTGAGATAAGTCTTGTTGGTAGGAATTTAATCTCTTGGGACGATTATTCCGGATGGGATCCTGAAATAAACACCGCAGGTCAGAGCAACGGAGTACGAGGTTTTGACTTTGCAGGAGTACCAATTCCAAGAACATATCAACTAGGGATTAATGTTAGTTTCTAA